CAGGTCGTCGGGATCGATCACTTCGACCGGCGTGTGCATGTACCGGTTGGGGAGGCCGAGGTTCAGCGAGGGGATGCCGCCGCGCGACGTGTAGAAGGCGTCAGCGTCGGTGCCCGTCCGGCTGCCGGTCGCCTGCAGCTGGACGTCGATGCCGGCGTCGTCGGCCGCGCCGCGGACGGCGTCGACGACGACGGGGTGGTTCGCGCTGCCGCGGGAGACCACCGGCCCGCCGCCGAGTTCGACCCCGGTCGAGCGCTTGCCCGGCGACTCGGGCTGGTCGGTCGCGTTGGTGACGTCGGTCGCGACGACGGCGTCGGGTTCGAGGTCGAACCCGACCATCCGCGCGCCCTGCAGGCCGACCTCCTCCTGGACCGTCGAGACGGCGACCACGGTCGCGTCCGTCCCGCGCTCGGCGGCCCGCCGCAGCCCCTCGGCCGCGGCCCAGATCCCGACCCGGTTGTCCATCCCGCGGGCCGCGAGCCGGCCGTTCTCCAGCTCCGAGAGGGTCTGGTCGAAGGTGATCGGATCGCCCCGGTCGACGAGTTCCTCGGCCTCGTCGCTGTCCTCCGCGCCGACGTCGACGTACAGTTCGTTGACGTCTGCGACCTCGTCCTCCGCCGGATCCCGCAGGTGAATGGCCGTCTGGCCGACGACGCCGGGGACGGTCCCGTC
This genomic interval from Halomicrobium urmianum contains the following:
- a CDS encoding M20/M25/M40 family metallo-hydrolase, whose amino-acid sequence is MDERRREFLEDLLTTAAPSGFEAEGQRRWIDYVSEFADEVRTDDYGNAVAVLEGGEPTVALAGHGDEIGFIVRDITDDGFVRLERIGGSDRTVSRGQHVRIHTTDGTVPGVVGQTAIHLRDPAEDEVADVNELYVDVGAEDSDEAEELVDRGDPITFDQTLSELENGRLAARGMDNRVGIWAAAEGLRRAAERGTDATVVAVSTVQEEVGLQGARMVGFDLEPDAVVATDVTNATDQPESPGKRSTGVELGGGPVVSRGSANHPVVVDAVRGAADDAGIDVQLQATGSRTGTDADAFYTSRGGIPSLNLGLPNRYMHTPVEVIDPDDLDAAADLLAAFAARAGEHTPFSVDV